In Populus alba chromosome 1, ASM523922v2, whole genome shotgun sequence, a single window of DNA contains:
- the LOC118027501 gene encoding uncharacterized protein produces MQRAQQHRQHSSSSPCSMVNASSGSSSSSLQNPQMEPPSNQSYYDNYIPVWIEEEKMVGKKRPHPFSLGYPPGSSFHCYKCPTNTSFGNGGLYNFSFSSRNCREDSSCSTCILEPTSKKIIEENGACNVDFLAPAPPPATTLTSTDFKLMPSDYLDFHNFESFDFDSLPYQGNVEDRILQQPGAIVPNQQQTYYCFLPPAIMQIGHPTKSSSDYTGDEVGENIDLNLKL; encoded by the exons ATGCAAAGAGCACAGCAACATCGAcaacattcttcttcttctccatgcTCAATG GTAAATGCCTCGTCAGgaagttcatcatcatctttgcaAAATCCTCAGATGGAGCCCCCTTCAAACCAAAGTTATTATGACAACTATATACCTGTTTGGATAGAGGAAGAGAAG ATGGTTGGCAAGAAGAGACCGCATCCCTTTTCGCTAGGCTATCCACCAGGTTCTTCTTTCCACTGCTACAAGTGTCCCACAAATACCTCATTTGGCAATGGAGGCTTGTATAATTTCAGTTTCAGCAGCCGAAATTGcag AGAAGACTCCTCCTGTTCTACTTGTATCTTGGAGCCCACTTCAAAGAAAATCATCGAAGAAAATGGGGCATGCAATGTAGATTTCCTCGCTCCAGCCCCTCCTCCTGCTACAACTTTGACATCTACAGACTTCAAGCTCATGCCTTCAGATTATCTGGACTTCCATAACTTCGAATCCTTTGATTTCGATTCACTGCCGTATCAA GGTAACGTGGAAGATCGAATTCTCCAGCAGCCAGGAGCAATTGTACCAAATCAACAGCAGACCTACTATTGCTTCCTTCCCCCAGCAATAATGCAAATTGGCCATCCAACAAAGTCTAGCAGCGATTACACTGGTGATGAAGTAGgagaaaatattgatttgaatttgaagTTATGA